From the genome of Aeromonas hydrophila subsp. hydrophila ATCC 7966:
CAACCCCTTGTGTGCACTGGCGGCCCGCTGATGCAGCGCTTCGCTCATCCAGCGGGTGCCGGCTTCGCTGCCTGCCACCAGCAGCAGGGGCTGGGTCAGGAACAGTTCAGCCTGGTGGAAGGCATCAAACGTCACCAGCTGGGCCAGGCTGCGGGTGGTGAGCCGACTCGGGGCGTTGTCATGCCGGGCCCGTGGCGTACGGTAGTAATCGAAGGCTTCCGCCCAATCCGGATGAAGCTGCTCTCCCTGTTCACGGCTGAGCGGCGTGGTGGGCAGGTACTGGATGGCTGCGCCGGTCGCCTCGGCAGTGCGTGCGGCCATCGCCAGGTCGCGCAAGGCCAGAGACTCGGCCGGCGTGCCGCGCTTGTCCCAACCCTGGCGGTACATCTGACCGTAGTTGACCGCACTCACGGTACCGATCGCCTTGAGCCGGGTGTCCATCATGGCTGCAGCCGTGGCGTAACCGCCTCCGGCGCAGATCCCGAGCACGCCGATGCGCTCAGGGTCGACCTCGGCCAGAGTGATCAGGTAATCGACGGCGGCGCTGATGTCGTCCACGCGCACATGGGGATTTTCCAGCTGGCGCGGTTCACCCTCGCTCTCTCCCTGATAGCTGGCATCAAAGGCCAGCGCGATGAAACCGGCCTTTGCCAGGTGCGCGGCATAGAGGCCGGCGGTCTGCTCCTTGACGCCACCGGAAGGGTGAACGCAGACGATGGTGGGGTAGCGTACGCCCGCTTGCAGGTCAGCAGGCAGATGAAGGTGGCCGGCCAGGCTCAGGTGTTGATTGGCAAAGCGAACGGGGTGCATGGTGTGCTCCTTGGGAGTGGGGCGCCAGGATGCGGCGACGAAGAGAGCATATGCCGCCACCTTTGATTTGATTAGATGGCCCAATCCGAATGCTTTAATACTGATTTCTTATGAATAGCGGCAAGAATCGGGTGACGTTGCGAGCGGGACGCGGATGGACTCTGGCACAGCAGGGCAGCAGCGGTGAGAAAACTTATCTGGATGGGGCGTATAATCGAGGCAGTGTTATCACCATGACTAATCAATGATGAAAGAGAACCTCAACGAGCTGACGACCTTCATGGTGGTGGCCAGGGAGCAGAGCTTCACCCGCGCGGCTGCCCAGCTCGGGACGTCCCAGTCCGCCATCAGCCAGACGGTGAAGACCCTGGAGCAGCGACTCGGCCTCAAGCTGCTGTCACGCACTACCCGCAGCGTCACCCCTACTGAAGCCGGTGAGCGGCTGATCGCGCTGGTGGGACCGGCGCTGGCGCAGATCGACAGCGGTCTCAGCCAGCTGACAGCGCTGCGGGACAAACCGGCCGGCACCATCCGCATCACGGCGGACGAATACGCCATTCGCGCCGTGCTCTGGCCCAAGATCAGCGCTTTTTTGCACCACTATCCGGATATCCGGGTCGAACTCAGCACCGATTACGGCCTGGTGGACATCGTCGCCGAGCGCTACGACGCCGGGGTGCGTCGCGGCGGCTTGATCGCCAAGGACATGATTGCCACTCCCATCAGCCCCGAGATCAAGATGCTGGTGGCGGCCGCCCCCCGCTATCTGGCGGCTCATGGCCGCCCGAGCCGGCCGCAGGAGATCGCCAGCGCTCATCAGTGCATCAATCTGCGCTTGCCGACCCAGGGCGGATTTTTCTCCTGGAGTTTTCTGGAAGGGGGGCGGGAGCTCAAGATCCGTGGCGAAGGGCAACTGGTGTTCAACAGCATCGGCAACGTGCTTGAGGCGGCGCTCGACGGCTACGGGCTGGCGTACCTGCCCCAGAGCATGGCTGAGCCCTATCTGGCGGATGGCCGGCTGGAGGAGGTGCTGGCCGGTTACAACATGGTGCACCCCGGTTACTACCTCTACTACACCAGCCGCTTGCAGGCCTCGCCCGCTTTCTCGTTGCTGCTGGAGGCGCTGCGCCACCGCAGCTGACCTCGACTCACCCGCGAGCCTCCCGGCCTGAATAAAGCGCTGCATATTCTTGCCATCGTGCTTAACCATCGTGCTTAACAAAGGGGCGAGGGAGGCCTAACATGGCGGGATGTTTTTCTAGTCGGGACAAAAGGATATGTCTGGGTTGAAAAAGGATCTCGGGCTCTGGCAGGGGATGGGGCTGCTCGCCACCTCGCTGCTGGGCACCGGGATCTTCGTGGTGCCGGCGACCGCCGCCTCGCTGGCGGGGGGAGCCTCGCTGTGGGCCTGGTTGCTGCTGATTGCGCTGGTGTTGCCCATCGCCTTTACCTTCGCGCGCCTCGGTCGCCGCTACCCCCACGCCGGCGGGGCGCCACACCTCATCGGCCTCGCCTTTGGCAACGGCGCCGAGCGCTTCTCCGCCTTCCTGTTTCTGGCGGTGCTG
Proteins encoded in this window:
- a CDS encoding alpha/beta hydrolase — protein: MHPVRFANQHLSLAGHLHLPADLQAGVRYPTIVCVHPSGGVKEQTAGLYAAHLAKAGFIALAFDASYQGESEGEPRQLENPHVRVDDISAAVDYLITLAEVDPERIGVLGICAGGGYATAAAMMDTRLKAIGTVSAVNYGQMYRQGWDKRGTPAESLALRDLAMAARTAEATGAAIQYLPTTPLSREQGEQLHPDWAEAFDYYRTPRARHDNAPSRLTTRSLAQLVTFDAFHQAELFLTQPLLLVAGSEAGTRWMSEALHQRAASAHKGLFIVEGATHIGLYDQPQWVDGALTGLIPFFRTHL
- a CDS encoding LysR family transcriptional regulator — translated: MMKENLNELTTFMVVAREQSFTRAAAQLGTSQSAISQTVKTLEQRLGLKLLSRTTRSVTPTEAGERLIALVGPALAQIDSGLSQLTALRDKPAGTIRITADEYAIRAVLWPKISAFLHHYPDIRVELSTDYGLVDIVAERYDAGVRRGGLIAKDMIATPISPEIKMLVAAAPRYLAAHGRPSRPQEIASAHQCINLRLPTQGGFFSWSFLEGGRELKIRGEGQLVFNSIGNVLEAALDGYGLAYLPQSMAEPYLADGRLEEVLAGYNMVHPGYYLYYTSRLQASPAFSLLLEALRHRS